In Maridesulfovibrio sp., a single genomic region encodes these proteins:
- a CDS encoding aminodeoxychorismate/anthranilate synthase component II has product MFLLVDNFDSFTFNLVQAFQQLGADPLVLRNDREEILELAESGKLERVCLSPGPSNPENAGLSLEFLSRLPVDVPVLGVCLGHQTLGHFAGASVVRAGRIMHGKTSDIYHKGEGIFSGLDNPFNVCRYHSLVVNVDEAPDLLELTAWTDQDEVMGLRYKDRPWTGVQFHPESILTPEGPKLLKNFLDGNI; this is encoded by the coding sequence TAACTTTGATTCGTTTACCTTCAATCTGGTGCAGGCGTTTCAGCAGCTCGGGGCCGATCCTCTGGTTCTGCGCAATGACCGGGAAGAAATTCTAGAGCTGGCCGAATCAGGCAAGCTGGAAAGGGTCTGCCTTTCCCCCGGACCGAGCAATCCGGAAAATGCCGGGCTTTCGCTGGAATTCCTTTCCAGACTGCCTGTCGATGTCCCGGTGCTGGGCGTCTGCCTCGGTCATCAGACTCTGGGCCACTTTGCGGGAGCTTCCGTGGTACGGGCCGGACGCATCATGCACGGCAAGACTTCGGACATATATCATAAGGGCGAGGGAATATTCAGCGGACTGGACAATCCGTTCAACGTCTGCCGCTATCATTCCCTTGTAGTCAACGTGGATGAGGCCCCGGATCTGCTGGAGCTTACTGCCTGGACCGATCAGGATGAGGTGATGGGACTGCGTTACAAGGACCGGCCATGGACCGGCGTGCAGTTTCATCCGGAATCAATTCTGACACCGGAAGGCCCCAAGCTTCTGAAGAATTTTCTGGACGGCAATATTTAA
- the trpD gene encoding anthranilate phosphoribosyltransferase: MSQIVTESLNAISAGKDLTTEQADAVFEELFSGEMTSSQAGALLMGLGMKGVTSVEVAAGVRAALREAKLIKGLNSARIDTCGTGGDMTNSFNCSTAVALYLADMGYEVVKHGNRAVSSSCGSADVLEDLGISLGTTAGEARDVLVRDRFVFLFAPNYHPAFGKIAPIRRELGIPTMFNLMGPLLNPARPTHQILGVGKPETMRLMAEVLAITNVEKAYVVHGAGNFDELTPFGINDAILLEDGELTELRIDPAEYGFAKSDPAEVAVKDRVDALATIRKVLSGRAPQPMMDMVSLNLGAALSLLDSSSLGDGIEKARSKTAKGISREY, from the coding sequence ATGTCACAGATAGTTACTGAATCCCTGAACGCCATCTCCGCTGGAAAGGATTTGACCACTGAACAGGCCGATGCTGTTTTCGAGGAACTTTTTTCCGGTGAAATGACTTCTTCACAGGCCGGGGCACTGCTTATGGGGCTGGGCATGAAAGGTGTGACTTCCGTTGAAGTCGCTGCCGGTGTGCGTGCTGCCCTGCGTGAAGCAAAGCTGATCAAGGGACTGAACAGCGCCAGGATCGATACCTGCGGTACCGGCGGCGACATGACCAACAGCTTCAACTGCTCCACAGCCGTGGCCCTTTATCTGGCCGACATGGGTTATGAAGTGGTCAAGCACGGCAACCGTGCGGTTTCATCGTCCTGCGGCAGCGCGGATGTTCTGGAAGATCTCGGAATTTCCCTCGGAACCACTGCCGGTGAAGCCCGTGACGTGCTTGTGCGTGACAGATTCGTGTTTCTTTTCGCTCCCAACTATCATCCGGCCTTCGGTAAAATAGCTCCTATCCGCAGGGAACTGGGCATCCCGACCATGTTCAATCTCATGGGACCGCTGCTCAACCCCGCCCGTCCGACCCACCAGATTCTCGGTGTCGGAAAACCGGAAACAATGCGGCTTATGGCTGAGGTTCTGGCTATTACCAATGTTGAAAAAGCCTATGTCGTACACGGTGCGGGCAATTTCGATGAACTGACTCCTTTCGGAATCAACGATGCGATCCTGCTGGAAGACGGTGAACTGACCGAACTCCGTATTGATCCCGCCGAGTACGGTTTTGCCAAGTCTGACCCTGCTGAAGTTGCGGTAAAGGACCGTGTTGACGCACTGGCCACTATCCGGAAAGTGCTTTCCGGCAGGGCTCCCCAGCCTATGATGGACATGGTTTCTCTGAATCTGGGTGCTGCGCTTTCCCTTCTGGACAGCTCTTCTCTTGGAGATGGTATTGAAAAAGCCAGGTCCAAGACGGCCAAAGGCATAAGCAGGGAATACTAG